In Brachyhypopomus gauderio isolate BG-103 chromosome 18, BGAUD_0.2, whole genome shotgun sequence, the sequence ACGTCTGAATTATACAAGTGGGTCTTCTCTGCACAGCAAGCAAGCGCATTTAAGATTTGGGCAACTCAGTGGGCCTCGGATTATGCAACACAGATACAATATCCACACGCTGCACTTTCTATTTCAGCGTTCAGACCTGCCAGCCGGTTAACTGGCTCCCAAACAGATCCGATTCGCCAAGAATCACAGGCTACTGACCTCTGGCTCGGGTGCTGGGGTAGATCTTCTGCGCTTCATACAACATCTGCAAAGCTTTTTCCTTCCGCCCCGATCGCAGACATACTTTAGCCTTTTCTATCAGTCTGTCGGACTCCTCTTTGTCCGTCTCAAAGCCCGGCATGTCTGCGGCGTATTAACGGCCTAATGTGGCACTCACACCTCAGCTCGGTGTCGCTTATGTTGACGACCCAGtgacagctgcacacacagccTGCCAGAACCACACAAGATGGAAACtagcaataaataaatactggaGTGAGGCAATAAAAGCGTGTTTGAGGTTAAAGCAGAATGAGCGGGTCACATTTACCTCAGTTAACACTGGACGGGCGAGCTCGCGACACTAGCGCGTGAACGAGCTAACTAACTAGCTTGCCAGCTAGCTGGAAGCTAATTATCTAGCAAATTCTTTTCCGGTTTCCCGCAGCATGTCATATTAGTCGTAAACGCAGTTCACTCCTCCGTGAATAACTCGTTATTGGGAACAGCATGTCTGAAACGGTGGCTCGTTTTATAACACTAGCACGTCCGACTAAGACGCGAACACATACATGTAGCGACCGCCATCGCTAACAGGAACCGGAAGTGTGAGCGTGACGTGTGTGTTTGACAGCACGTGCGCTAACTGAGGGTCCCGCCCCTCGATGTTATTTTGGGATCTCGTGAAATCGGGCTCTTCTTTATAGATTTTGCACTTCAATACGTGTAAGAATCCTGCATAATCCATAGTCTTTCTGAGTTATACAACaattcagaaaaaaataaaaataaaaaaatatttctatTACAGCTTGTTTTGAAAAGACGCTTGAGATTTCCTTAAACATAAAACTGGATACAGATTAGATGTGGGACTTTGATATCAGTCGCAATTGCGGCGTTGTCTCTGTAAATCTTAATTTGAGCTTGTTGTTATTTTTGGTAAATACCATATACGGGATTTGGGGTTTTCTCAGTTTCATTTCTTACATATCTTAGTAATAACATGTGCTGTAGGTCCAACTGAAACAGTTGAAGTTTGACTGAAGGTTGAAACGTGTTGTCACATTTGTTCTCTTTTATATGTTTATAAAGGGTTAGAATTATGCTTAGTGTTGGACGGTTTATAATTATCCTTAATGCTGGATATCCTTTGGAAAATACTCTTTGGGTCCCGGTTTTGCTGCTCGCtgcaatatagcaaattgccaTTTGTTAGTAATTTATGCTAACGTCAACAGAAAATAGCTATCCTATGCATATGCAATATTTTTCCTCTATGCAATTAATAAAAACCACTATAAAGGTCTAAACTGGAGAGACATTTTCTTAATAGGCTATTTTACTTTTCATTAATATTTGAACTTTTTAATGAAAAATGCTACGCAATCACTTTCACTGTTACTTTATAATGATTTATTTTCAAATACATTCTTCCACATGACAGAAAAATTAAGAGTCAAGGTCTatatttgcaaaaaataaaaaataagttGAATCTTCAGCCTTAAGTTTTACTTTGAAAGGGCCATGAAGAGACAATATTGCACCTTCTGTGTATGGGTGGGGCTTCAAGAGAGCCGAGTAAGTTTATTGGCCTGCTCCGACCCCGAGGAGATCTCTGCTGAGATCTTGGTCTTCACTGTCGAGTATTGTACTGTGGACGGAGGACATCTGTGGTGAATCTGTGACTGtcaacagagaaagagacaggttAGATCACTGCCTTTTTCAAGCAAGTATTTAATCTACTTCCAACAAATATTTACCAGTGTCTGTATTTATTGATCTCACAGAGACCAGTGCGATGTTTTCTTTCTCCACAATGCTGGGTATATTGCTGTAAAAACATTAAACCAAAGACAAGAATATTGttaaatattattaaaatattattgTTAATGCATTTGCTCATATGCTATCAGAAATCAGAATGTTTGCATTTTAATTCATACCTTTCCAATATCACAGAGTCTTTAACACCTAGAAGATACATTTACAAACCTCATACATTCATATACACTAAGGCTTtgtgaaaatattttatttaatctgAACCCCATCATAAATACGCTCAAAAATTCATCTCACCCTCCTCCTTTGTGCTATGACACCGTCCTTTGAGATTAACTGCTGTTACCAAGATTATCATAACAATGATCAAAATGAGAATGAAACTCATCACACCTGTATGGAGTTAACAGAAACATGCAAATCCATCACAAATATTAAAACAACAGCCAGAAACCTCTAACGCATTCTGTTGTCTGAATCTTGACAACATTTCAAGTGCAGCCTACCAAAAGCTAACATTGTGAGACTGTTGCTTTGTGAGTTTGTGGACGTGGCTTGAGTAACATCCTCTTGTGAGCTTCTATTTGAGACCTGGTTGGTTGTGGGGCTTTCAGAAAGTTCTGGATAaccacagaaaacacattaaaaaatgtttcaaTTGCACAAAATCCAGCACAAGTACATTTAGTAAGAGGATCCTGTGTTTATACCAGACATACAGAAAACTGCAGAGATGAAAGAAACCCTTAAAAGTTGTAGTTCCCAGTATAAGATTACTACTTTGTGTCATGTATTAACTGATGTATAAACTGATATCACATacatatacagtgtgtgtgtgtatatatatactttatttattttccaccataatttgcaaataaattctttaaaaatcagacaatgtgattttttttttcattttgtctCATGTTTTtctcatgtatgtatgtatacacacactaaAGTAAGATTTACTCAAATTTAGAAGGAGATAATAcaaattgtagtgaagtacacaaagtaGACAACACATTGTTTCGGACAGAGATCCAAAAACAAGGCAAACCCACACAGCTGAAAACTGTAATGAAACTGATCTGTTCTGCGATAATATCCAGTGCTATCTCTTATGTTATATTCCTGATTCTAGGAGATCCAAAGACATGTGCAGTTAGAAAGGATGAAAGGAGATACCTGAATTATTAGCcacagtggaggtggaggaggtgggggtggaggtggaggtggagatttGGCTCTGTTCCACATTAGAGTTTTCATTCATGTGCGATGAATATGTTGTTGATACTGGGTTCAAGAACTTGGTTTCTCCTGCAATGTACAAAATATGTATGACATCGTCTCTGAAATACTAAAACCTATTAGTGTTGGCATGGCACAGTGGCACAGATGATGAGTTGTTCAATGCATTGTTCTGATGCACTGATCTCACTGTCCATAAGGGTTTGTTAAGAGTACTCATAACATCACTCTGAAGGTATGGACGCTTCCACTTACCTGTGGTGCTAGCAGGAGTGGAAATATTAAAGCCTCCTGACATACTTATATTGCCTTGTGAGAGTGAAATGCAAAAGATCTCATTATATTACTAATTTAATTCAGTTCAAAACTTTATTGTCCAGttcatatattttaaaaataaataacatataATTTATGTTATATAAAACACAATGAATAAAAAtagaatattatattatataaacaaataacatataataataataatgtataatataatttaataatataaatatatattataaaaaatATTAGAAATACATAACTCATGTAAAATGACTCCATAAATTATTAAACTTTGTATAATTAAGGTCAGCCTCAAAGTTATAGGAGGGATACAAAATGTTAATTTCTTATTAATCATATAAAGGTGATGCAAAATCCAAAATGTCATTTGAGTGTTTTATGAGTGATATGGTG encodes:
- the ecscr gene encoding uncharacterized protein ecscr is translated as MDVLLCALFLCWVSLPLISAVKTTPPVLTHLQGTKGMFSNISVTETPASLTPTSAQHTGNISMSGGFNISTPASTTGETKFLNPVSTTYSSHMNENSNVEQSQISTSTSTPTSSTSTVANNSELSESPTTNQVSNRSSQEDVTQATSTNSQSNSLTMLAFGVMSFILILIIVMIILVTAVNLKGRCHSTKEEGVKDSVILESNIPSIVEKENIALVSVRSINTDTVTDSPQMSSVHSTILDSEDQDLSRDLLGVGAGQ